From Podospora bellae-mahoneyi strain CBS 112042 chromosome 3, whole genome shotgun sequence, the proteins below share one genomic window:
- a CDS encoding hypothetical protein (COG:G; EggNog:ENOG503NXBD) encodes MTMFSNYTFDSGNKEQPTNNNGAITSSNSSTSATTSGENKRKMIITPPSTSTASWESSSSDSLEKGGGEEEYDDDDPFERGRGKYNRSRRQDVDDGEEQSPMTVKRKPNPRKELSFTAEEERAVVRKFDKKVVVLMAVLYMLAFLDRSNIGNAKIANMDSDLQSNPPNPQFYSHALSSFYLAYLLFEWMAILWRLIPAHIYVSVLVASWGVVACLQGIATSYPVLIVLRFLLGIGEAGFTGVPFYLSFFFKREELALRTAVFISAAPLATSFSSTLAFAITSLSSLIPLAPWRLLFLLEGLPCILIAPLAYSLLPSTPSTAPFLTPRQKKIARFRLPPPSPPSTSSSLTALRDPIAWTTSLIVLLTNLAYSSLPAFLPTILTSMGHTPLSSQALSAPPYLLSFLAVLITAYLSDLYRTRGPFLVFHACFSCAGYLLLSLSQSLSLPPGSWVRYCAVFPAAVGFFNVVVLSIAWNVNNQHGDPKAKSVGFALMQVVGQLGPLAATRLYPDRDGPYYTFGMGVCAAAMGMVVVLAVGLRVYMRRENQKWEKEQGERGGEEGVMLMDRGGGGDQERGGGEEEKRVFRYML; translated from the exons ATGACTATGTTCAGCAACTACACCTTCGACAGCGGCAACAAAgaacaaccaaccaacaacaatggGGCCATCACCTCTTCCAATTCTTCAACGTCAGCCACAACCAGTGGtgaaaacaagagaaaaatGATCATCACACCTCCCAGCACGAGCACGGCCTCTTGGGAgtcttcatcatcagacTCGCTTGAGAAGGGcgggggcgaggaagagtatgacgacgatgacccCTTCGAAAGGGGTAGGGGGAAATACAACCGGAGTCGAAGACAGGATGTTGACGACGGTGAGGAGCAATCACCCATGACAGTAAAGAGGAAACCCAACCCAAGAAAGGAACTCAGCTTcactgccgaggaggagagggctgTAGTAAGAAAATTTGacaagaaggtggtggttctCATGGCGGTGTTGTACATGCTTGCGTTTCTAGATCGGTCGA ACATCGGCAACGCAAAAATAGCCAACATGGACAGCGACCTCCAATCTAACCCGCCAAACCCGCAGTTTTATTCCCATGCCCTCTCGTCGTTTTATCTGGCGTATCTCCTGTTTGAGTGGATGGCTATTCTTTGGAGACTAATACCGGCGCATATCTACGTCTCGGTGTTGGTAGCCTCGTGGGGAGTGGTGGCTTGCCTGCAGGGGATAGCGACGAGCTACCCTGTGCTCATCGTCTTGAGGTTCTTGCTCGGGATCGGGGAGGCGGGCTTCACCGGGGTGCCGTTTTATTTGAGTTTTTTCTtcaagagggaggagctggcttTGAGAACGGCGGTTTTCATCTCTG CCGCCCCCCTagcaacctccttctcctccaccctcgccttcgcgatcacctccctctcctccctcatccccctcgccccctGGCGCctactcttcctcctcgaagGCCTCCCCTGCATCCTCATCGCCCCGCTCGcctactccctcctcccctccaccccctccaccgcccccttcctcaccccccgcCAGAAGAAAATCGCCCGTttccgcctccctcccccatcccccccttccacctcctccagcctaACCGCCCTGCGCGACCCGATAGCATGGACAACCTCCCTGATAGTCCTCCTCACAAACCTAGCctactcctccctcccagccTTTTTACCAACGATCCTAACCTCAATGGGccacacccccctctcctcccaagcccTCTCCGCACCTCCCTACCTCTTATCATTCCTCGCAGTCCTGATAACAGCATACCTATCGGACCTCTACCGCACCCGCGGccccttcctcgtcttccacgCTTGTTTCTCCTGTGCCGGGTACCTCCTCCTATCCCTCTCccaatccctctccctcccccccggcaGCTGGGTTCGGTACTGTGCAGtcttcccagcagcagtgggCTTCTTCAACGTCGTCGTCCTGTCGATAGCATGGAACGTCAACAACCAACACGGCGACCCCAAAGCAAAGAGCGTGGGGTTCGCGCTCATGCAAGTAGTTGGACAGCTTGGCCCGTTGGCAGCTACGAGGTTGTATCCCGACCGCGACGGGCCGTATTACACctttgggatgggggtttgtgCAGCAgcgatggggatggtggtggttttggcggtggggttgagggtgtaCATGCGGAGGGAGAACCAaaagtgggagaaggagcagggggagaggggtggggaggagggggttatGTTGATGGatagggggggaggaggtgaccaggaaaggggaggaggggaagaggagaagagggtgtttAGGTATATGCtttga
- a CDS encoding hypothetical protein (EggNog:ENOG503NY7S; COG:S) — MTSTSSTASHLPTCRPTTTSSSSSSTTTTDNEMVGILSLPPELFHGILSLLDPKDLGNLSRVCKGFRDFIEGNNPLCRDVYCRILDKPASATGIDFVQEVRDLLHLEQVVSAGWLIPDDGDFTKTNELAMRELPFVHRTITRLLSHIPSLEQGVEEGPSRLVNAETYHRSATCEYLARVLEEAPRSAFDENWNGVLQGFFYQSTIFKRIPKHPQRPFPVISPKTVRRSLGEVVDEEERERRRMSAHLHCLLGIQDLLRDVTSGSSLKKWSLPERAYATACAKVYDIREYKREETGWGPFYTPEGEEGKGLRVDWEKAEAIMIVLGTNLRAKGLAFFDAVEHVWGKRFGGVWEGSYIPWVPENALASLEDKKVERGEEEEEEEEEEERERRLELEEIAKRDPYGVKGTWLRVVCFLDYTDFFHFNFHNHEGEGQAAEAPREPLNTGEAVRLILMKVHATKIEPADPEAGDHEDWPVVHFEGQSRALDWSWDGNADSELRGTVRMTREGEVRWTTYSIYDGEERWKSEGFQLGGRRSARGVVGNWFDKDYSEHGPCGPTAFWKVADHEYDSNSDETGEMLNNLLPLLDNDDDDDDSDDPDAEENDDSDEHVSESDEVDEEEEEEGEDEDEDLDHELEEELETEAMGVFGGGNATGSGSPPGQGLRGGGGENDGGSDDRENRDRDGHSDVAGREHAGIEPPSDAESNVESEDEGWPYEDGYDPYEEEEAYMQEMAQLPRYELYADYRRFNDMMAARFQIGMPEPEDDEYLEP, encoded by the exons ATgacatcaacatcctcaaccgCAAGTCACCTCCCGACTTGccgccccaccaccacctcctcctcttcatctaGCACGACAACAACCGACAACGAGATGGTGGGCATTTTGAGCCTCCCGCCCGAGTTATTCCACGGGATACTCTCCCTTCTTGACCCGAAGGACTTGGGGAACTTGTCACGGGTTTGTAAAGGGTTTAGGGATTTTATCGAGGGGAATAACCCGCTTTGTAGGGATGTTTATTGCAGGATTTTG GACAAACCAGCCTCGGCGACGGGCATTGATTTCGTTCAGGAAGTGAGGGATCTGCTTCATCTGGAGCAGGTTGTTTCTGCGGGGTGGCTTATTCCTGATGATGGGGACTTTACGAAGACCAATGAGTTGGCTATGCGGGAGCTGCCGTTTGTTCATCGGACTATAACCAGACTGCTGAGTCATATCCCTTCTCTTGAgcaaggggttgaggagggtccgtcgaggttggtgaatGCGGAGACGTACCATCGATCGGCGACTTGTGAGTATCTGGCCcgggtgctggaggaggcgccaAGGTCGGCGTTTGATGAGAATTGGAATGGGGTTCTTCAAGGGTTTTTTTACCAGTCGACGATTTTTAAGAGGATTCCGAAGCACCCTCAGCGACCTTTTCCTGTCATCAGCCCGAagacggtgaggaggtcgttgggggaggtggtggacgaggaggagagggagaggaggcggatgagtGCACATTTGCATTGTTTGTTGGGGATTCAGGACTTGCTGAGGGATGTCACGAGCGGGAGCTCGCTGAAGAAGTGGAGTTTGCCTGAGAGGGCTTATGCGACTGCTTGTGCGAAGGTGTATGATATTCGGGAGTAtaagagggaggagacgggtTGGGGACCGTTTTATACGcccgagggggaggaggggaaggggttgagggttgatTGGGAGAAGGCGGAGGCGATTATGATTGTGTTGGGGACGAATTTGCGGGCGAAGGGGTTGGCGTTTTTTGATGCGGTGGAGCATGtctgggggaagaggtttgggggtgtgtgggaggggagttATATCCCTTGGGTGCCGGAGAATGCGCTTGCCAGTTTGGAGGATaagaaggtggagaggggggaggaggaggaggaggaggaagaggaggaggagagggagaggaggttagagttggaggagattgcAAAGAGGGATCCGTATGGGGTGAAGGGGACTTGGTTGAGGGTTGTCTGCTTCCTCGATTATACGGATTTTTTCCATTTCAACTTTCACAAccacgagggggagggtcaGGCGGCCGAAGCGCCGAGGGAGCCGCTGAATACTGGTGAGGCGGTGAGGCTTATTCTTATGAAGGTTCATGCCACCAAGATTGAGCCTGCGGATCCTGAGGCGGGAGATCATGAGGACTGGCCGGTTGTTCATTTTGAGGGACAGTCTAGGGCGCTGGACTGGTCTTGGGATGGGAATGCGGATTCGGAGTTGAGggggacggtgaggatgacgagggagggggaggtgaggtggacGACGTATTCAATATATGACGGGGAGGAACGGTGGAAAAGCGAGGGGTTCCAgcttggtgggaggaggtctgccaggggtgttgttgggaaTTGGTTTGATAA GGACTACAGCGAACACGGCCCCTGCGGCCCGACGGCTTTCTGGAAGGTGGCTGACCACGAGTATGACTCCAACTCGGACGAGACCGGGGAGATGCTGAACAATCTGTTGCCACTTC TcgacaatgacgacgacgacgacgactcgGATGATCCGGATGCTGAGGAGAATGATGATAGCGATGAGCATGTGTCTGAGTcggatgaagttgatgaggaggaggaggaggagggggaagacgaggatgaggatttggatcatgagcttgaggaggagcttgagacggaggcgatgggggtgtttggtGGGGGTAATGCCACTGGCTCGGGTTCACCTCCGGGGCAGGGGTTgcgcggtggcggtggtgagaatGATGGAGGGAGTGATGATAGGGAAAACCGAGACAGGGACGGCCACAGCGATGTGGCTGGCAGAGAGCACGCGGGCATTGAACCACCTTCTGATGCCGAGTCGAATGTCGAATCTGAAGATGAGGGATGGCCTTATGAGGACGGGTATGATCCgtatgaggaggaggaggcataTATGCAGGAGATGGCTCAGCTGCCGCGGTATGAGCTCTATGCGGATTACAGGCGGTTCAATGATatgatggcggcgaggtttCAGATCGGGATGCCGGAGCCTGAGGATGATGAGTATTTGGAGCCGTGA
- a CDS encoding hypothetical protein (EggNog:ENOG503NV77; COG:S), translated as MASVLASQPSEIKPPAPPARTMQSMPPQQEPTPPENIKQEHEDHERGRTRSRSDDKDVDGLDLDDAEDGGDGAHSSNSEGPARKRRRSRKGQEKKFECPEKGCGKSYSRAEHLYRHQLNHNPKQVYKCGIGDCQRTFVRLDLCNRHKDRHTAKGSALNRKDSLMSQASPITDNRSPFMTASSASPEVNRPGTAYNKGRALTMQFQSPKDGMPYSPMANTPPAGYPNGGSNGPVDYMHHDHNNYGHMSQRQPLHSPGGPQRPSIQTSVGPYGVLSPVSNQPGYHSQPSGTPQSAGGMSYVPPQNFPPFSLPPSEFPTSSAGGVDREEQQQAYAPPTSTEYNDQHQQPGGEMMLLDQMAMPQTMPVFGSDSMLNKSPYVGMPEDFMAYLFNTAHTDGSPMAVPIQGGGYNYGEFSSQFSVPYYGNDPSQMGYFPPSTAPQQIMSVTNLLDQNLPESVISDEKSAEIFEFIKERFHENGQAPVERQREGILEGDRNDDSHMLSRKMMQAYIGSYWVHFSDQVPILHKPTFSPEKTPNLLLIAMMTIGAACLDKTHGQKVTKAGAQLSNFLAWHLRWEMFQDPNCRPPAKLWVFQTLLLLELYEKMYSTRELHERAHIHHATTITLMRRGRALIGKSALDSPPNPRDDKTNGSRHSSTSGMAHTPSEWWNHWIAGESTRRAAFAAFVIDSIHATMFGHSTVMVAHEMRLPLPCDDKLWKATSGAEVGRIESQLLAVGNKPVAFLEGLKRTLSGHEVQTNSFGRTILMAGLLSVSWHMNQRDLQVNSLGGPVGQALGGRDKWRATLTRAFDSWKGDFDKTLFKRGEASADPYFHTPDHSEANVVFESRIVLHHLAHMAMHVDIVDCQMHARAKRLLGRAIGQQDVSSASKRMREWAPTAKARDATYYALKFLNSVLQPDRVATPNSNGYGRYDEIYSARDDVLLNRPWVLYFAALVVWCYGFALEGSSPETPVPTTQQDKVRQMREYLAKYGNPASPEELKTMKGISHNTPMLMILKDTFEVTRWQLLHEGATLLSNCINLNMGQMH; from the exons ATGGCTTCTGTTCTCGCATCCCAGCCAAGTGAAATCAaacctccagcaccaccggcGCGAACTATGCAGTCCATGCCCCCTCAGCAGGAGCCCACGCCTCCTGAAAACATAAAACAGGAGCACGAAGACCATGAGAGAGGTCGCACACGTAGCCGATCTGACGACAAAGATGTGGATGGTCTCGATCTAgatgatgccgaggatggcggggatggtgctCACTCGTCCAACTCGGAAGGCCCCGCGCGGAAACGGAGGCGAAGCCGGAAGGgccaggagaagaagtttgAGTGTCCTGAGAAGGGTTGCGGGAAGAGCTACTCGAGGGCAGAGCATCT CTACCGCCATCAGCTTAACCATAACCCGAAGCAAGTGTACAAGTGCGGCATCGGTGACTGCCAGAGGACCTTCGTCCGGCTCGATCTTTGCAATCGTCACAAGGACCGACACACGGCAAAGGGGTCTGCTCTCAACCGGAAAGACTCGCTGATGAGTCAAGCCTCACCCATCACAGACAACCGATCTCCATTTATGACGGCGAGCTCTGCCTCTCCTGAAGTCAACAGGCCAGGCACGGCATACAACAAGGGCCGGGCTTTGACCATGCAATTTCAGTCTCCAAAGGACGGCATGCCGTACAGTCCAATGGCCAACACGCCACCGGCTGGCTATCCAAACGGAGGATCCAACGGTCCCGTCGACTACATGCACCACGACCATAACAACTACGGGCACATGTCTCAACGACAGCCACTTCATTCTCCAGGCGGTCCTCAACGGCCTTCCATTCAGACCAGCGTTGGTCCTTACGGCGTTTTATCACCTGTTTCGAACCAGCCAGGATACCACAGCCAGCCATCGGGAACTCCCCAGTCAGCGGGCGGGATGTCCTATGTTCCACCACAAAACTTCCCTCCATTCAGTCTGCCGCCATCCGAGTTTCCTACTTCGTCAGCCGGGGGTGTTGATCGTgaagaacagcagcaggcgtATGCGCCACCGACCTCGACCGAATACAAtgatcagcatcagcagccaGGAGGTGAAATGATGTTGCTCGATCAAATGGCCATGCCTCAAACCATGCCCGTGTTTGGCAGCGACAGCATGTTGAACAAGTCGCCTTATGTCGGCATGCCGGAGGATTTCATGGCGTACCTGTTCAACACCGCACACACGGATGGTTCTCCAATGGCTGTGCCGATTCAAGGGGGAGGGTACAA CTATGGGGAGTTCTCCAGCCAGTTTAGTGTGCCTTACTACGGCAACGATCCAAGCCAGATGGGCTACTTCCCAccttcaacagcaccacaGCAGATCATGTCCGTCACTAACCTTTTGGATCAAAACCTCCCCGAGTCGGTCATTTCAGACGAGAAGAGCGCCGAGATCTTCGAGTTTATCAAGGAAAGATTCCACGAAAATGGCCAGGCGCCAGTCGAGCGGCAACGCGAAGGCATCCTCGAAGGCGATCGCAACGACGACTCACATATGCTCAGCCGCAAGATGATGCAGGCGTACATCGGCTCTTACTGGGTTCACTTTAGCGATCAGGTTCCCATCTTGCATAAGCCGACCTTCTCCCCAGAAAAGACGCCGAATCTGCTGTTGATTGCCATGATGACGATTGGTGCCGCCTGTCTTGACAAGACTCACGGTCAGAAGGTGACCAAGGCTGGTGCCCAGCTCTCCAACTTTTTGGCGTGGCATCTCAGGTGGGAAATGTTCCAGGATCCCAACTGCCGGCCGCCGGCGAAGCTGTGGGTTTTCCAGACGCTCCTCCTGCTCGAACTATACGAAAAGATGTACTCGACCCGCGAGCTTCACGAGAGGGCACATATTCACCATGCCACTACCATCACTCTCATGCGTCGCGGGCGAGCCCTCATCGGCAAGTCCGCTTTGGATTCGCCACCGAATCCCAGAGATGACAAGACCAACGGCTCCAGACACTCGTCGACATCGGGTATGGCGCACACTCCGAGCGAGTGGTGGAACCACTGGATCGCTGGCGAGTCGACGCGGCGTGCAGCCTTTGCCGCCTTTGTTATCGACTCTATTCACGCCACCATGTTTGGACATTCCACCGTCATGGTGGCCCACGAGATGCGCCTGCCGTTGCCTTGTGACGATAAGTTGTGGAAGGCCACAAGCGGTGCCGAGGTGGGCAGGATCGAGTCACAGCTCTTGGCTGTGGGCAACAAGCCGGTCGCCTTCTTGGAAGGTCTCAAGCGGACACTGAGCGGCCATGAGGTACAGACGAACTCGTTTGGCCGCACCATTCTGATGGCCGGCTTGCTCAGCGTCAGTTGGCACATGAACCAGAGAGATCTTCAAGTCAACTCTCTCGGCGGCCCGGTCGGACAAGCTCTCGGCGGGCGGGACAAGTGGCGGGCTACCTTGACGAGGGCTTTCGACTCGTGGAAGGGTGACTTTGACAAGACGTTGTTCAAGCGCGGCGAGGCGTCGGCCGACCCCTATTTCCACACACCCGACCACAGCGAAGCCAATGTCGTGTTTGAGAGCCGGAtcgtcctccaccacctggCCCACATGGCCATGCACGTGGACATCGTCGACTGCCAGATGCACGCGCGAGCAAAGAGATTGCTCGGTCGAGCGATTGGGCAGCAGGATGTTTCCAGCGCTTCGAAGCGGATGAGAGAGTGGGCCCCAACGGCAAAGGCGCGCGACGCGACGTACTACGCCCTCAAGTTCCTGAACTCGGTGCTCCAGCCTGATCGAGTGGCGACTCCCAACTCCAACGGATACGGCCGGTACGACGAGATTTACTCGGCCCGTGACGACGTCCTGCTCAACAGGCCCTGGGTTCTCTACTTTGCCGctctggtggtgtggtgCTATGGGTTTGCTCTCGAGGGTTCCAGCCCGGAAACGCCTGTGCCGACCACTCAGCAGGACAAGGTCCGTCAGATGCGGGAGTATCTGGCCAAGTATGGCAACCCGGCGTCGCCAGAGGAGCTCAAGACTATGAAGGGGATCAGCCACAACACGCCTATGCTGATGATTTTGAAGGACACCTTTGAGGTGACGAGGTGGCAGCTGCTCCACGAGGGTGCTACTCTGCTGAGCAATTGTATTAATCTGAACATGGGGCAGATGCATTAA
- a CDS encoding hypothetical protein (COG:S; EggNog:ENOG503P5UC), whose translation MAPAKAARGGQDDSKTDTPNTKEKNGGHSHQSNGKMRRVASNTGSNLKEVTNVSATSAPTMATAAGSATTTGAGAQGANVPGLQWPAFDREVLHAYRRAYRLRTPTTFASEHHQWVLTQPGSLGLYSPTIARRKELRRQTTDQLSTAVRKHFNGQGAQENDIIVEFLHKIKTRRPQRPVRKPREYIHLPPELDK comes from the exons ATGGCGCCCGCGAAAGCCGCCCGGGGCGGTCAGGATGACTCCAAGACGGACACACCAAATACAAAGGAGAAAAACGGAGGGCATTCACACCAGTCCAACGGAAAGATGCGCCGTGTCGCAAGCAATACCGGTTCCAACCTGAAAGAAGTCACCAATGTCAGCGCCACGAGTGCTCCGACGATGGCGACAGCGGCTGGCTCGGCCACCACGACGGGTGCGGGTGCGCAAGGGGCGAACGTTCCTGGT ctcCAATGGCCTGCCTTTGATCGCGAAGTCCTCCACGCCTACCGCCGAGCCTACCGATTGAGAACACCGACCACCTTTGCCAGCGAACACCACCAATGGGTTCTCACCCAACCTGGGAGTCTAGGTCTCTACTCGCCGACGATTGCAAGACGAAAAGAACTCCGAAGACAAACGACGGATCAGCTGTCGACGGCGGTCAGGAAACACTTTAATGGTCAAGGGGCGCAAGAAAATGACATTATCGTCGAGTTTCTACACAAGATCAAGACCCGAAGACCACAAAGGCCTGTGAGGAAGCCCAGAGAGTATATACATTTACCTCCTGAGCTCGATAAATAA